The genomic window TGAAAAAACTCAACACCCAATTGCCCTCTTTCCAAGCCGAACTCAAAGCCCTGCTTGCCTTTGAGACCGCGCAGAATCCCGAAATCGACCGCGTCGTTGCCGACATTTGCACCGACGTGCAAAAGCGCGGCGATGCGGCACTCATCGAATACACCAACCGCTTCGATGGCACGTCCGCCCAAACCATAGCCGACCTCATCCTGACGCAAGACGATTTGCAGGCCGCATTTGAGCGTGTGCAGCCCGAAATTCAAACCGCCTTGAAAACCGCCGCCGCACGGGTCGAAAGCTATCACCAACGCCAAAAAATGGAATCGTGGACCTACGAAGACGAAGACGGCACGCTCTTGGGACAACAAATTACACCGCTTGACCGCGTCGGCATTTACGTCCCCGGCGGCAAAGCGGCGTATCCAAGTTCCGTCATCATGAACGCCATGCCTGCCCATGTCGCAGGCGTGAAAGAAATCATCATGGTCGTCCCCACGCCCAAAGGCGAACGCAACGACATCGTACTTGCCGCCGCCTTCGTCGCGGGCGTCACTAAAGTCTTCACCGTCGGCGGCGCGCAGGCGGTTGCCGCCCTCGCCTACGGCACCGAGTCCGTACCGCAGGTCGATAAAATCACCGGTCCGGGCAACGCCTTCGTCGCCGCCGCCAAACGCCGCGTGTTCGGCGTGGTCGGCATCGACATGGTGGCGGGGCCGTCTGAAATCCTCGTCATCGCCGACGGCACCACGCCTGCCGACTGGGTGGCGATGGATTTGTTCAGCCAAGCCGAACACGACGAAATCGCCCAAGCCATCCTCATCGGCACATCGCAGCCCTATCTCGACGAAGTTCAAGCCGCCATGAACCGCCTCATCGAAGCCATGCCCCGCCGCGACATCATCGAAGCCTCGCTCGGCAACAGGGGCGCGATGATACTCGCCAAAGACTTGGACGAAGCCTGCGAAATCGCCAACTACATTTCCCCCGAACACTTGGAATTGTCGGTAGAAAACCCGCAGGAATGGGCGAAAAAAATCCGCCACGCCGGCGCGATTTTCATGGGACGCTACACCAGCGAAAGCCTCGGCGACTACTGCGCCGGCCCCAACCACGTCCTGCCCACCAGCCGCACCGCCCGCTTCTCCTCGCCGCTGGGCACTTACGACTTCCAAAAACGCTCCAGCCTGATCCAAGTCTCCGAACAAGGCGCACAGAAACTGGGTAAAATCGCCAGCGTGTTGGCACACGGCGAAAGCCTGACCGCCCACGCGCGCTCGGCGGAATTCAGGTTGAAAGACTGATTCGGTCGAACACGCCATCCATCA from Neisseria sp. DTU_2020_1000833_1_SI_GRL_NUU_006 includes these protein-coding regions:
- the hisD gene encoding histidinol dehydrogenase is translated as MKKLNTQLPSFQAELKALLAFETAQNPEIDRVVADICTDVQKRGDAALIEYTNRFDGTSAQTIADLILTQDDLQAAFERVQPEIQTALKTAAARVESYHQRQKMESWTYEDEDGTLLGQQITPLDRVGIYVPGGKAAYPSSVIMNAMPAHVAGVKEIIMVVPTPKGERNDIVLAAAFVAGVTKVFTVGGAQAVAALAYGTESVPQVDKITGPGNAFVAAAKRRVFGVVGIDMVAGPSEILVIADGTTPADWVAMDLFSQAEHDEIAQAILIGTSQPYLDEVQAAMNRLIEAMPRRDIIEASLGNRGAMILAKDLDEACEIANYISPEHLELSVENPQEWAKKIRHAGAIFMGRYTSESLGDYCAGPNHVLPTSRTARFSSPLGTYDFQKRSSLIQVSEQGAQKLGKIASVLAHGESLTAHARSAEFRLKD